One window from the genome of Dioscorea cayenensis subsp. rotundata cultivar TDr96_F1 chromosome 3, TDr96_F1_v2_PseudoChromosome.rev07_lg8_w22 25.fasta, whole genome shotgun sequence encodes:
- the LOC120252766 gene encoding serine/threonine-protein kinase D6PKL2-like has product MASQTISKSLSEEEASPQKPCSSQGPTQKQLQSVAIDALTDKTEKIHVLSQVDEALTSDVNGDQEKKLSVQSSVKDSSASAKVSDGTSSLAKTSGSAKISDRIDCVESGKSSLCRASTSTDVSDESTCSSMSSSISKPHKANDSRWEAIQMIRTRDGVLGLNHFRLLKRLGCGDIGSVYLSELGGTKSYFAMKVMDKASLASRKKLLRAQTEREILQCLDHPFLPTLYTHFETEKFSCLVMEYCPGGDLHTLRQRQPGKYFSEQAVKFYVAEVLLALEYLHMLGIIYRDLKPENVLVREDGHIMLSDFDLSLRCAVNPTLIKSSNPDSDSLKRSNPVYCVQPACIEPSCIQPACVAPTTCFGPRLFSSKSKKDRKPKPEIGNQVTPLPELIAEPTDARSMSFVGTHEYLAPEIIKGEGHGSAVDWWTFGIFLYELLFGKTPFKGLGNRATLFNVVGQPLRFPDSPIVSFAARDLIRGLLIKEPQQRLAYKRGATEIKQHAFFEGVNWALIRCATPPEIPKPVELERPPVSATSTSEKPANTAVTQKGSDNYLEFDFF; this is encoded by the exons ATGGCTTCGCAAACTATTAGTAAATCTTTATCTGAAGAAGAGGCGAGTCCGCAAAAGCCATGTTCGTCGCAAGGTCCAACTCAAAAACAATTGCAGAGCGTTGCGATCGATGCTTTGACCGATAAAACTGAGAAAATTCATGTCCTTTCTCAAGTGGATGAGGCATTGACCTCTGATGTCAATGGGGACCAAGAAAAGAAATTGTCTGTGCAGAGCAGTGTCAAGGATAGCTCAGCGTCTGCTAAAGTGAGCGACGGGACCAGTAGTTTGGCGAAGACCAGCGGAAGTGCTAAGATCAGTGATAGGATCGATTGTGTCGAGAGTGGAAAGAGCAGCTTGTGCAGGGCTAGTACGAGCACCGATGTCAGTGATGAGAGCACTTGTAGCAGTATGAGTAGTAGCATCAGTAAGCCTCACAAAGCGAATGACTCCCGATGGGAAGCCATTCAAATGATCCGCACTAGAGATGGAGTTTTGGGATTGAACCATTTTAGATTGCTGAAGAGGTTGGGTTGCGGTGATATTGGTAGTGTCTACTTGTCGGAGTTGGGCGGGACGAAGTCTTACTTTGCGATGAAGGTTATGGATAAGGCATCTTTGGCGAGTCGGAAAAAGCTACTTCGTGCTCAAACTGAAAGAGAGATTTTGCAATGTTTGGATCATCCGTTTCTTCCGACTCTATATACTCATTTTGAGACCGAGAAATTCTCGTGTTTAGTGATGGAGTATTGTCCTGGAGGCGATCTACACACTCTTAGGCAAAGGCAACCCGGAAAATATTTTTCCGAACAAGCTGTGAA ATTCTATGTGGCAGAGGTTCTTCTTGCACTTGAGTATCTGCACATGCTCGGTATCATATATCGTGACCTCAAGCCGGAGAATGTCCTGGTGAGGGAAGATGGCCACATTATGCTCTCGGACTTTGACCTCTCTCTTCGATGTGCTGTGAACCCGACCCTTATCAAGTCATCAAACCCAGATTCTGATTCACTAAAGCGAAGCAATCCTGTCTACTGTGTCCAACCTGCTTGCATTGAGCCGTCCTGCATCCAGCCTGCATGCGTCGCCCCTACAACATGCTTCGGGCCTCGTCTGTTCTCATCCAAGTCAAAGAAGGATCGAAAACCAAAACCCGAGATTGGAAACCAGGTCACTCCATTGCCAGAGCTCATTGCCGAACCAACTGATGCACGTTCAATGTCGTTTGTTGGCACACACGAGTACTTAGCTCCTGAGATCATCAAGGGTGAGGGCCATGGAAGTGCGGTCGATTGGTGGACGTTTGGTATCTTCTTGTATGAGCTTTTGTTCGGCAAAACTCCATTCAAGGGGTTGGGAAACCGGGCCACATTATTCAACGTTGTCGGACAGCCATTGCGATTTCCCGACTCTCCCATTGTGAGCTTCGCCGCAAGAGATCTCATACGAGGACTGCTCATCAAAGAACCACAACAAAGGCTTGCATACAAGCGCGGGGCGACCGAAATAAAGCAGCATGCATTCTTTGAAGGTGTGAACTGGGCATTAATCCGATGTGCAACTCCGCCGGAGATTCCAAAACCTGTTGAACTTGAACGGCCTCCGGTCTCCGCCACATCAACCAGTGAAAAGCCAGCCAACACTGCTGTAACTCAGAAGGGTTCTGATAACTATCTCGAATTCGACTTCttctag